In the genome of Pseudomonas putida, one region contains:
- a CDS encoding organic hydroperoxide resistance protein produces MQKVTPLYIAEATSTGGRDGKSRSSDGKLEVKLSTPKELGGAGGEGTNPEQMFAAGYSACFIGALKFVAGQAKKQLPADSSITAKVGIGQIPGGFGLNIDLHINLPGLTQAEAEELVEKAHHVCPYSNATRNNVDVRLHVTV; encoded by the coding sequence ATGCAAAAGGTCACTCCTCTGTACATCGCCGAAGCAACCTCCACTGGCGGGCGCGATGGCAAATCCCGCTCCAGCGACGGCAAGCTCGAGGTCAAGCTGAGCACCCCCAAGGAACTGGGCGGCGCAGGCGGTGAAGGTACCAACCCGGAGCAGATGTTCGCCGCTGGTTATTCGGCTTGCTTCATCGGCGCTCTGAAGTTCGTCGCTGGCCAGGCAAAGAAGCAATTGCCGGCAGACAGCTCTATCACGGCCAAGGTCGGTATTGGCCAGATCCCCGGTGGGTTCGGCCTGAACATCGACCTGCACATCAACCTGCCGGGCCTGACCCAAGCTGAAGCCGAAGAATTGGTCGAAAAGGCGCACCACGTTTGCCCTTACTCCAACGCCACCCGCAACAACGTAGATGTAAGGCTGCATGTGACCGTCTGA
- a CDS encoding MarR family winged helix-turn-helix transcriptional regulator: protein MNATTNAPCDELLLDNQVCFALHSTSLLMTKVYKPLLQALGLTYPQYLAMLVLWEQDGLTVGEISQRLLTDPGSLTPLLKRLESEGLLKRTRSREDERVVLVELTDKGRALQDEAKRVPPCILQASGRSIERLQQLQADLLELRASLQKNL, encoded by the coding sequence ATGAACGCCACCACCAACGCCCCTTGCGACGAGCTGCTGCTGGACAACCAGGTCTGCTTCGCCCTGCACTCCACCTCGTTGCTGATGACCAAAGTCTACAAGCCGCTGCTGCAAGCCTTGGGCCTGACCTATCCGCAGTACCTGGCCATGCTCGTGCTTTGGGAGCAGGACGGCCTGACCGTGGGCGAGATCAGCCAACGCCTGCTCACCGATCCGGGCTCGCTCACGCCCTTGCTCAAGCGCCTGGAAAGCGAAGGCCTGCTCAAGCGCACCCGCAGCCGCGAGGATGAACGGGTGGTACTGGTCGAACTGACCGACAAAGGCCGCGCCCTGCAAGACGAGGCCAAACGCGTGCCGCCTTGCATTCTGCAAGCGAGCGGGCGCAGCATCGAACGCCTGCAACAACTGCAAGCGGACCTGCTGGAGCTACGCGCCAGCCTGCAAAAAAACCTCTGA
- a CDS encoding LysR family transcriptional regulator, with protein MSPDILTEQLSLFLDVLETGSFSAAARRHPLTPSAVARRIDNLEQAVGSRLFDRSTHAVRATPAGKAFSERARRIIEELRLARAEAVSLSSAPEGLIRIDAPAAFGRRHLAPAIADFLVAYPGLDVQLRLIDSFVDLHGSHLGEVDLVLRAGPLADTRLVATPLAYMVRIACASPAYLASRGVPASPSELPEHHGLDWDGLAPPFAWRFTVDGQARLYRPARMRMAANNAETLLFGALAGLGIAHLPTWLISDYLLRGELVPLFCDNGLPPAESSGIYAMRLAHETNSRSRLLLEFLKSRFSPIPPWDLALRSELRG; from the coding sequence ATGAGCCCCGATATCCTCACCGAACAATTGAGTCTGTTCCTCGATGTGCTGGAAACCGGCAGTTTTTCCGCCGCTGCCCGGCGCCATCCGCTGACGCCTTCGGCCGTGGCCCGGCGCATCGACAATCTCGAGCAGGCGGTGGGTAGCCGCTTGTTCGACCGCAGCACCCACGCCGTACGCGCCACGCCCGCCGGCAAGGCCTTCTCCGAACGGGCCCGACGCATCATCGAGGAGTTGCGTCTGGCGCGGGCCGAAGCAGTGTCGTTGAGCAGCGCGCCGGAGGGCCTGATCCGCATCGATGCCCCCGCTGCGTTCGGGCGCCGCCACCTGGCCCCGGCCATTGCTGATTTCCTGGTGGCCTACCCCGGCCTGGACGTGCAGTTGCGCTTGATCGACAGTTTCGTCGACCTGCACGGCAGCCATCTGGGAGAAGTCGATCTGGTACTGCGCGCAGGCCCTCTGGCCGATACCCGCCTGGTGGCGACACCCCTGGCGTACATGGTGCGCATCGCCTGCGCCAGCCCCGCCTACCTGGCCAGCCGCGGCGTACCCGCCAGCCCCAGCGAGCTGCCGGAGCACCATGGCCTGGACTGGGACGGCCTGGCGCCCCCCTTCGCCTGGCGTTTCACAGTGGATGGCCAGGCACGTCTGTATCGCCCTGCACGCATGCGCATGGCTGCCAACAACGCCGAAACCTTGCTGTTCGGCGCCTTGGCCGGGCTCGGCATCGCGCATCTGCCCACTTGGCTGATCAGCGACTACCTGTTGCGGGGCGAACTGGTGCCCTTGTTCTGCGACAACGGCCTGCCTCCGGCAGAAAGCAGCGGCATCTATGCAATGCGCCTTGCACATGAAACGAACTCTCGCAGTCGCTTGCTGCTCGAATTCCTCAAGAGCCGCTTCAGCCCGATCCCTCCTTGGGATCTGGCCCTGCGCAGCGAACTGCGCGGGTAG
- a CDS encoding sulfite exporter TauE/SafE family protein, which translates to MIEWLMYIALGAALGTLGGLFGIGGGLIAIPALGVLFGLDQQLAQGTALVMVVPNVLLALWRYHQRNRIELRHALPLAVCSFLFAWLGSIWAVGIDAHSMRLGFVGFLVALAVWNVARMFLPVAPPSTELRYPWPWLGVLGSFAGAMGGLFGVGGAVVATPILTSVFGTTQVVAQGLSLALAAPSTLVTLVTYGVHGSVDWYAGIPLAIGGLLSISWGVKLAHALPEKVLRTLFCVFLVVCAVMLAFEL; encoded by the coding sequence ATGATCGAGTGGTTGATGTACATAGCGCTGGGCGCAGCCCTGGGCACCCTGGGAGGTCTGTTCGGCATCGGTGGCGGCCTGATCGCCATCCCGGCCCTTGGGGTGCTGTTCGGCCTTGACCAGCAATTGGCCCAAGGCACGGCGTTGGTGATGGTGGTGCCGAACGTGTTGCTGGCGCTGTGGCGCTATCACCAGCGCAATCGCATCGAGCTGCGCCATGCGCTGCCGTTGGCGGTGTGCAGCTTTCTGTTCGCCTGGCTCGGGTCGATCTGGGCGGTGGGCATCGATGCCCATTCCATGCGCCTGGGCTTTGTGGGCTTTCTGGTGGCGCTGGCGGTATGGAATGTGGCGCGGATGTTCCTACCAGTCGCACCGCCAAGCACCGAGCTGCGCTATCCCTGGCCATGGCTGGGCGTGCTGGGCAGCTTTGCCGGTGCCATGGGCGGGTTGTTCGGTGTGGGCGGGGCGGTGGTGGCCACGCCGATTCTGACCAGCGTGTTCGGCACCACTCAGGTGGTGGCGCAAGGGTTGTCCCTGGCCTTGGCCGCACCCAGCACCCTGGTGACTTTGGTCACCTATGGCGTGCACGGTAGCGTCGACTGGTACGCCGGCATTCCGCTGGCCATCGGTGGTCTGCTCAGCATCAGCTGGGGGGTGAAGCTTGCCCACGCACTGCCGGAAAAAGTACTGCGTACGTTGTTCTGTGTCTTCTTGGTGGTCTGTGCGGTGATGCTGGCCTTCGAGCTTTAG
- a CDS encoding LysR substrate-binding domain-containing protein — translation MSQYQNLDSDVLRTFVAIAEQGGFTRAGEVVNRTQSAVSMQMKRLEEDILQRQLFERDGRQVRLTAEGQVLLGYARRILKLQGEVFNTLRMPHMVGVVRIGTPDDYAMRFLPTILSSFAQAYPLIQVEVHCDSSKQLMLRQDLDLTIVTREPGNEIGQLLRQERLVWAAAQGFCPQEQRPMPLALFNTDCFCRAWTCNALESQGIDYRIAYTSPSLAAIFAIVTAGLAVTAQLQSLISGNLRTLGEQEGLPQLPLANVMLLRNTQHQSPITDCMADYIVEGFK, via the coding sequence ATGTCCCAGTACCAGAATCTGGATTCGGATGTTCTGCGCACCTTCGTTGCGATCGCCGAGCAAGGCGGTTTCACCCGCGCCGGAGAGGTAGTCAACCGCACCCAGTCGGCGGTGAGCATGCAGATGAAACGCCTGGAAGAAGACATCCTCCAGCGCCAACTGTTCGAGCGCGACGGTCGCCAGGTACGCCTGACCGCCGAAGGCCAGGTCCTGCTCGGCTATGCCCGGCGCATCCTCAAGCTGCAGGGCGAGGTATTCAACACCCTGCGCATGCCGCACATGGTCGGCGTCGTGCGCATCGGCACGCCAGACGACTATGCCATGCGCTTTCTGCCCACCATTCTTTCAAGCTTCGCCCAGGCGTATCCGTTGATTCAGGTCGAGGTGCACTGCGACTCGTCAAAGCAACTGATGCTGCGCCAGGATCTGGACCTCACCATCGTTACTCGCGAGCCCGGCAACGAGATCGGCCAGCTACTGCGCCAGGAGCGTCTGGTCTGGGCGGCCGCCCAAGGCTTTTGCCCCCAGGAGCAACGACCCATGCCCCTGGCCTTGTTCAACACCGATTGCTTCTGCCGCGCCTGGACGTGCAATGCCCTGGAGAGCCAGGGCATCGATTACCGCATTGCCTACACAAGCCCGAGCCTTGCGGCGATCTTCGCCATCGTCACCGCAGGCCTGGCGGTGACGGCCCAACTGCAGAGCCTGATCAGCGGCAACCTGCGCACCCTCGGCGAGCAGGAAGGCCTGCCACAACTACCCCTGGCCAACGTGATGCTGCTGCGCAACACGCAGCATCAGTCGCCCATCACCGACTGCATGGCCGATTACATCGTGGAAGGGTTCAAGTAG
- a CDS encoding DUF1127 domain-containing protein, translating into MKGQITSLYVKPAFSFTHLGEAALAQILRWYQLYRQRRELLSLSDATLHDLGLSRADIQQEAERPFWDDPLRK; encoded by the coding sequence ATGAAAGGTCAGATCACTTCCCTGTACGTCAAACCTGCCTTTTCGTTCACCCACCTGGGAGAGGCCGCACTGGCGCAGATTCTTCGCTGGTACCAGTTGTACCGTCAGCGTCGGGAGCTGCTCAGCCTGAGCGATGCGACCTTGCATGACCTGGGGCTGAGCCGGGCCGACATCCAGCAGGAGGCCGAACGGCCCTTCTGGGATGACCCACTGCGTAAATGA
- a CDS encoding class II 3-deoxy-7-phosphoheptulonate synthase — protein MNRPWSPDSWRALPIQQQPTYPDAAHLLKVEQTLASYPPLVFAGEARELRRQFAEVTQGRAFLLQGGDCAESFAEFSAAKIRDTFKVLLQMAIVMTFAAGCPVVKVGRMAGQFAKPRSAGDETIGQVTLPAYRGDIVNGIGFDEQSRVPDPERLLQAYHQATASLNLLRAFAQGGFADLHQVHKWNLDFIANSALSEKYHQLAGRIDETLAFMRACGLDSAPQLRETSFFTAHEALLLNYEEAFVRSDSLTGDYYDCSAHMLWIGDRTRQLDGAHVEFLRGVHNPIGVKVGPSMNPEELIRLIDTLNPTNDPGRLNLIVRMGAGKVGDHLPGLIRTVEREGRKVLWSSDPMHGNTIKASSGYKTRDFAQILDEVRQFFQVHQAEGSYAGGIHIEMTGQNVTECIGGARPITEDGLSDRYHTHCDPRLNADQSLELAFLIAETLKQVRR, from the coding sequence ATGAACCGACCCTGGAGTCCCGATAGCTGGCGCGCCCTGCCGATCCAGCAGCAACCGACCTACCCCGACGCCGCGCACCTGCTCAAGGTCGAGCAGACCCTGGCCAGCTACCCGCCCCTGGTGTTCGCTGGCGAGGCCCGGGAGCTGCGCCGGCAGTTCGCCGAGGTCACGCAAGGCCGGGCGTTCCTGCTTCAGGGCGGCGACTGCGCCGAAAGCTTCGCCGAGTTCTCTGCCGCCAAGATCCGTGACACGTTCAAGGTGTTGCTGCAGATGGCGATCGTGATGACCTTCGCCGCCGGCTGCCCGGTGGTGAAAGTCGGACGCATGGCTGGGCAGTTCGCCAAACCGCGCTCCGCAGGCGACGAGACCATTGGCCAGGTGACACTGCCGGCCTATCGGGGCGACATCGTCAACGGCATTGGTTTCGACGAGCAAAGCCGCGTCCCGGACCCCGAGCGCCTGCTGCAGGCCTACCACCAGGCCACCGCCAGCCTGAACCTGCTGCGTGCTTTCGCCCAAGGCGGCTTTGCCGACCTGCATCAAGTGCACAAGTGGAACCTGGACTTCATCGCCAATTCGGCGCTGTCGGAGAAGTACCACCAACTGGCCGGACGGATCGACGAAACCCTGGCCTTCATGCGCGCGTGCGGTCTGGACAGCGCGCCACAACTGCGCGAAACCAGCTTCTTCACGGCACACGAAGCCTTGCTGCTCAACTACGAGGAAGCCTTCGTGCGCAGCGACAGCCTGACCGGCGACTACTACGACTGCTCGGCGCACATGCTGTGGATCGGCGACCGCACCCGGCAACTGGATGGCGCGCACGTGGAGTTCCTGCGCGGGGTGCACAACCCCATCGGCGTCAAGGTCGGCCCAAGCATGAACCCCGAGGAACTGATCCGCCTGATCGACACCCTCAACCCGACCAACGACCCGGGACGCCTGAACCTGATCGTGCGCATGGGTGCCGGCAAGGTGGGCGATCACCTGCCCGGGTTGATTCGCACCGTCGAGCGCGAAGGCCGCAAGGTGCTGTGGAGCTCAGACCCGATGCACGGCAACACCATCAAGGCCAGCAGCGGCTACAAGACGCGGGATTTCGCACAGATTCTCGATGAGGTGCGTCAGTTCTTCCAAGTGCACCAGGCCGAAGGCTCGTATGCCGGCGGCATCCATATCGAGATGACGGGGCAGAACGTCACGGAATGCATTGGCGGCGCACGGCCGATCACCGAGGACGGATTGTCGGATCGCTACCACACCCACTGCGACCCACGGCTCAATGCCGACCAATCGCTGGAACTGGCATTCCTGATCGCTGAGACGCTCAAGCAAGTGCGCCGCTAA
- a CDS encoding spermidine synthase, translated as MGTEREERLLARVEDAFGVISVYEVEDYRFLEFGDAIEQSCTFTADPSWLEYDYTRAMLVGALCHEQPESALFLGLGAGTLTQACLKFLPLDDVEAIELRPDVPRLAMEYMGLDDDPRLYVRVGDALELLPTAEKADLLFVDLYTDHGPGVGHLAWGFLENCQKQLNPGGWLVINQWAGDDGRPLGAALLRGLYHRHYWELPVKEGNVILLVPADLDQTLDLNGLRERAEALAPQLGYSLEYLIKAVRPAT; from the coding sequence ATGGGGACGGAGCGGGAAGAGCGGTTGTTGGCCCGGGTCGAGGATGCCTTCGGGGTCATCAGCGTCTATGAGGTGGAGGACTACCGCTTCCTTGAGTTTGGCGATGCCATCGAGCAAAGCTGCACGTTTACCGCCGACCCCAGCTGGCTGGAGTATGACTACACCCGCGCCATGCTGGTGGGCGCACTGTGCCATGAACAGCCCGAGAGCGCGTTGTTCCTGGGGTTGGGCGCCGGGACCTTGACCCAGGCGTGCTTGAAGTTCCTGCCTTTGGATGATGTCGAAGCCATCGAACTGCGGCCGGATGTGCCGCGCCTGGCCATGGAGTACATGGGCCTTGATGATGATCCGCGGCTGTATGTGCGGGTCGGCGATGCCTTGGAGCTGCTGCCCACTGCCGAAAAAGCCGACCTGCTGTTCGTCGACCTCTACACCGACCATGGGCCGGGCGTCGGCCACCTGGCCTGGGGCTTTCTGGAAAACTGCCAGAAGCAGCTCAACCCCGGCGGCTGGCTGGTGATCAACCAGTGGGCTGGCGATGATGGCCGGCCGCTGGGCGCGGCTCTGTTGCGTGGGTTGTACCACCGCCATTACTGGGAGCTTCCGGTGAAGGAGGGGAACGTCATCCTGCTGGTGCCGGCAGACCTGGACCAAACGTTGGACCTGAATGGTTTGCGCGAGCGCGCCGAGGCCCTGGCGCCGCAGCTGGGGTATTCGCTGGAGTACCTGATCAAGGCAGTCCGGCCGGCGACCTGA